The genomic stretch AACCGCTTCTTCAACAAACGCCGACTTTGTCGGAAACCTAATCACGATTTGGGATGGAGCAACGCAGGTTGGTTCAGCAGTCTTCCAGGGTTCACTCGCTTATGCAACTTCAACATTGGATGTTACCCTTCCGAAAGACACAGACAAACTTCTTACCATAAAGGCTGACCTTTCACCGGTAGGAGTTTCTCAGCCGGGAACACCGGGTGCCTTCATCAAGGTTAACTACGATGGTTGTGCAGCAGCCGCAACGTGTCACACACGTGCGCTTAGCTCAACGGCAGGATTTATCGGCTCAAGCTCTACCGCGGACACGAATGTTAACGGAATCAGAGTCTTCAAGTCATATCCTACGTTTGCTAAGCAGACAGTTCCTTCAACCTCATTGGTTTCTGGAACAGAGATGGATCTTTACAGATTCAGCGTCAAAGCTGCTTCAACAGGAAGCATCGGTATCTACCAGTTCACTGTAAACGTTGCGACGTCAGCATCACCTGCTTCAGCGTCCTCAACGGTGACCGGATTGAAGGTTATGGCCTACACTGACAGTTCATACAGCTCTCCTGTAAACGGATTCAATCCTGCAGGACAGTTAAATGACACAACCAACGGTCTAGTAGACAGTGGCAACACGACAGTAACAATGAGTGCTTCAACACAGGGTCAGGATTACCTCCAGATTCCTGCGGGAGCAACCTATTACTTCCGTGTTCTCGGTACGATTACCTTCGCTAACAGCCCGACGGCCGCATCAGTTGTCACAAACATTCAAGGTGACGCAGCGTATCCGTTGATGTACGAAGCAACAACGTTCCAGTTGGCAAGTTCAACAAACGCCGTTGCGTTTGGTACGGATGATGATTTCATCTGGTCACCGAACTCAACTACGACGAACGACACCGACGAAAACGCTTGGACAAACGGATACTATGTTCCTGGCCTCGGAGCTTCGAGCATGGATTCTCAGACATTGACCAAATAATAACGAGCCCTTGTGATCTGCCTCTCTGCCTAGCAGAAAGACAGATGCTCGCAAAAAACCCGCCTTTCGGCGGGTTTTTTGTTTGGTCGGATTCCATTTGCATTTAATTTTTTTTTTCTTACAATGAAAGCTATTAACATTTTGTTACCCTCACTGCGCTAGGTAATAATTCATATGCAAAAGAAAAATATCCTTTTTACTGGTTTCGTCTCCTTGATTGTTGTTGCCGTTTCAGCTTATCTGTTGTTTTCGTGGTTTTCCAAGAAAAATGATACCAAAGAAAACAATCCTGACTCCCTAACCCCCGGTATAGGAGTCGGAGCCTTTGATGCCGAAGGTAATCCGATTGACATCAGTACTGTTCCGACTACGATTGACCCAAAAACATTGCCGCCTGCACCGAATATGGGCGGACCTATTACATTTCCGAAAGGATATCCAAAAGAAAACCAACTGACAGTCATTGAAAAAATACGAAATTTACAAGAGACGGTGGAAAAAAATCCCGCGGATGTTACCAGCTGGATTGAAATCGGTCTCTACTGGAAACTGCTTGAAAATTACACAAACGCAGAAGCGGCATGGCTGTACGCTACCAAGCTTACCCCCGGAGACTACGTAACATTGGGTAATCTCGGAGTGTTATATGGATACTACATCCATGATTTTGCCAAAGCGGAAGAATATTTCCTTAAAGCACTTGAGCAAGGACCCGAACAAACATATCTGTACTTTCAGACGTCTGATTTTTACCGGGATGCGTATAATAACCTTTCAAAAGCGAAAAATATTGTCGACCGGGGAATTCTTGCCAATCCGAAAGATATGGAGCTCAAAGAACTTCGAACATATCTCGACACGCTCTAATGTTCGGCTTCGATAAAACATTTTTTCGGTTCCTCTGGGGATTTCTCGGAATTCTCCTTATAAGTCTTGTTCTCATACTTCTTGCAGGCGCCTACAAAAAAGGAGGACAAGAAATTCCTGTAACTGGCGAAGAACAAACGGCACATTGACGCATTTGACCCATTCGACTAAGGCTCAGGGTGGTGAGCGAAGTTGAACCATAAACCCAAAACTTAGCGTCAACCCTGAGTAACATCGAAGGATTGACAAAAGGGGTATTTAGATTACACTCATTACTTGTAAGGCCAAAGACAGTAGGCGTTTGCCGGTAAGGCAAAATAAGCTCCTATCGAGGTCGCAGAAGTTTCCTCGGATGATTCCGGGAACATTTCTCCTCATCGGCCTTTCTCGGTCGATTTTTTATTTGCTAGCGAGTGGACAGAGTAAAAAATCTTTTTTACTCTCAAGCGAGTGACGCAAAAAAAGAATGTTTCAACTCTTTAATTTTCTCAAAATAGACATATGGCATTATCAAAACAAAAGAAGAAAGAAGTAATAGATTCTTTATCGATGGCCATCAAAACTGCCGCCTCTGTCGTATTCGTTAACTTTCATGGGATGCACGTTAATGATGAGACATCGATGCGCAGGGCATTGCGTGCCGAGGGAGTGACATATACGGTTGCAAAGAAAAGACTTCTTAAAAAATCTCTCGAAGGACAGGCCCTTACAGGCGACCTTCCTTCATTGGAAGGGGAGCTTGGAGTAGCATACGGGGCTGATATGATTGCACCGGCACGGGGAGTATATCAATTCCAAAAAAGTCTAGATAACAAAGTATCGATACTTGGAGGAATTTTTGAAGGAAAATTTCTCGGGAAGGAAGAAATGACTGTGATTGCCCAAATTCCGTCCCAAAAAACCTTGTACGCCCAGTTTGTCAATCTCATCAATTCTCCGATTCAGGGCCTTGTTATCGCTCTTGACGGTATAGCCTCAAAAAAGCAGTAAAATTTACCAATCTAAATATTATTTACGTATGGAAGAAACAAAAACAGAATCTGCGGTAATGGAAACTCCGACAAAATTCAAAACCATTGTCGATGCTATAGAAAAAATGTCGGTCCTTGACCTCAATGAGCTTGTTAAATTTCTCGAGAAGAAATTCGGTGTTTCCGCTGCGGCTGTAGCCGTTGCGGCGCCGGGCGCAGGGGGAGGTGCCGCCACTGAAGAAAAGAGCATTTTCACGGTTCACCTCGCTGACAGCGGTGCCCAGAAAATTGCCGTCATTAAGGTGGTTAAGGAAGTGCTCGGACTCGGACTTAAAGAAGCAAAAGACCTTGTTGACAGTGCTCCCGCAGTACTTAAGGAAGGAATGAAAAAAGAAGAAGCGGAAGAAGTGAAAAAGAAAATCGAAGCGGCGGGCGGAAAAGTGGAATTAAAATAAAACACCGGACTTTACCGCTCTGTCTGTTAAGCAAAAAAGCCCCATTCGGGGCTTTTTTGCCATCTCCCTTTACACGGATGCCCTTTTGATTTCGTCTTGTTTTGGCCCTTTGTGCCCATGTTATAATCCGCGCATAAAAGGCAATTGAACCATATGCGCATACTCGAAAGATTGTTTGAAGATGTACCGAAAATCAGGATGATGAGGTTGTTTCTGTTTAATCCCGATCTGGCGTTCGGACTCGAAGATATTACACGGCGTCTCAACATTACGACCCGTGAAGCGAAAAAACAACTTGCCGTATTTTCCAAAGCCGGGGTTGTCCGAAGAAAAGAGTTTTTCAAGGAAGATGCCGCACATTCCCCAAAGCGGCGCAAAGGAAAGGTGCACGGATGGACGCTTAATAAGTCATTCCCATACGTTGCGTCCCTCCAAACTTTTCTTATCGACCTGACTCCCTTTAAGCGGAGCGATATCGTCCGAAAAATCAGTCGTGCGGGAAGAATAAAGCTTGTGGTTCTCTCGGGGGTATTCTTGAATGAATGGGAAAGCAGGGTAGATTTGCTTGTGGTGGGAGATCATCTAAAGAAAAGGATTATTGAGTCACTGATAAAAAATATTGAATCGGAAATCGGCCGGGAACTTAAATATGCGATTTTTGAGACCCAGGACTTCAACTACCGTCTCGGTATGTATGACAGACTTGTCCGTGACATTACCGATTATCCTCACGAAACCCTCCTTGATAAAGTCGGCTTCGAGAAGAATTAGCCGGTTTTAGTTATCCACAGCCTTTGGAAAGGTGCCCTCGGGCGTTTTTTTGCGAATGGTATGATACAAACGTACCTTTTAGGTTAGTTTTAATATTTAGTAGCTTTATATAAGCGGAATATTCCGCTCTGCGTATGACAACAAATATATGGGGTGACGTCATTTTACAGTCATTCCAAAATTTATGGACAGGAATAATTGAATTTATTCCTCAGATTGTCGTGGCTCTCATCATCCTTATTTTCGGATGGGTGATAGGCGCACTTCTGGGAAGAGTCGTAACCCAGCTTCTTCGGTCAATTCGCATAGATGAAGCACTCAGCAAAACAGGTTTGTCGGGAGTGCTCCAGAAAGGAGGGATGGAGTTGAATTCGGCAGGTTTTGTCGGAGGCTTGGTTGAATGGTTCATCATCATCGTTTTTCTCGTAGCTTCATTTGACGTGTTGGGCCTCAAACAGGTAAATATTTTCCTGCAAGAAGTGGTGTTAATCTATCTTCCAAAAGTTATCGTTGCCGTTCTCATCCTGCTTGTTGCCGCGGTTATCGCCGATATTATAAAGCGTGTGGTCTCGGCTTCGGCTAAAACGGCCGGTATTCACGCCGCTAATCTTACGGGAACTATCGCAAAATGGTCCGTATGGGTCTTCGCTATTTTTGCCGCTATGGTTCAGCTGGAGATTGCAGGGTCCCTCATTAACACTCTCTTTACCGGGTTTGTGGTTGCTTTCTCTCTTGCCTTAGGCCTTGCCTTCGGTCTTGGGGGACAGGAAGCCGCGGCTCGGTTTATTGACGAAATCAAGCGCGAGGTGTCCGATAACAAGGGTTAAAAATCATCAAAAAACAGGTATTTCCAAAGAAACCCCCTCCGCCTAAAGCGGAGGGGGTTTCCGTTTTACGGGGGCGTTTAAACAGTTGTTGACAAAAAGGGCAGGAAGATTATACTGGTAAGCATTCTCAATGAGTAAAAACTTCAATCTATTCTTCAAGCGGAAACGATAACGGGCGTAATACCCTGTTGTTAAAAAAATCCGCTTTAAGAAGCGGATTTTTTACTCTCTGAGATGTACGTTGAAAAATGCTTCCTTTATTGGGGTCTTTCTAGAAAGGAAGATGCGTTGCAGAGATGTAACGTACCATAAGCAGGTTAAATTAAATAAATTGTAAGTTGTTAGTTGATTGTAGAGAGCAGGGTAACACGTTGTGGTTATTAGATTTCCTAATGGGAAATTTAAGGGCGTATGGTGGATGCCTTGGCTCCAAAAGGCGATGAAGGACGCGGCTTGACTGCGATATGCTTCGGGGAGGTGTCTAGCAACCTTCGATCCGAAGATCTCCGAATGGGGAAACCCTTCTGCCCATGAGGCAGAAACTTTACCACTTTAGGTAAGGTGCGTACCCAGGGAAGCAAAACATTCTAGTACCTGGAGGAAAAGAAACCAATATCCGCGCAAGCGGGTTGCATTTCCTTAGTAGCGGCGAGCGAAAAGGGAAGAGCCTAAACCGAGCTTCACTCTCACTGCATTTTTTGTGCAGTGTGAGTGACGCTCGGGGTTGTAAGATGACGTATCTACGTTTACCGTAGGAAGAGTCAAAAAATATTCTGTTAGCCGAATCCGCTGGAAAGCGGAACCCTAGAGGGTAATGGTCCCGTAGGCGAAAACAGTGTATCTCTTTAATGTCATTCTTGAGTACCTCAAGACACGAGTAGCTTTGAGGGAATCCGCCGGAACTAACCGGTAAGGCTAAATACTTTTGGAGACCGATAGTGAACTAGTACCGTGAGGGAAAGGTGAAAATTAGCCCGGTAAGGGCAGTGAAATAGAACTGAAACCATATGCTTACAAGGAGTTACGGCGGTCTTGTACCGTTGTAGCGTGCCTATTGAAGAATGAGCCAACGAGTTTGTGTATGCTGCATGGCTAAGGGGTAACCCCCGGAGCCGTAGGGAAACCGAGTGTGAATAGCGCGATTTAGTAGCATATACAAGACCCGAAGCCAGGTGAGCTTGTCATGAGCAGGGTGAATGTCTCCGAAAGGAGACAAGAGGCCCGAACCGGTAAGTCGTTCAACACTTTCGGATGACTTGTGATAAGCGGCGAAAAACCAATCGAACCTGGTAATAGCTGGTTCTCTCCGAAATAGTTATTGGACTAGCGTCGAGTGTACCTTTAAGGGGTAGAGCGCTGGAAGGTTTCGACAGGGAGCAATCTCGCGAAACCTATCAAACTTCGAATACTTAAAGTAAATTACTCGGCAGTAAGACGACGGGGGCTAAGCTTCGTTCGTCAAAAGGGAAACAGCCCAGATCTTCAGTTAAGGTCCCAAAATCTACGCTCAGTGCATCTCAAGGCGGTGAAATTTCTCTGACAATGAGGAGGTTGGCTTAGAAGCAGCCACCCTTTAAAGATAGCGTAACAGCTCACTCATCAAGAGATTTCGCACCGAAAATAATCGGGGCTTAAGCGTAGTACCGAAACTAAGGATGTATTTTACCTTCGGGTAAGATACGTGGTAGGAGAGTTTTCGCATCTGCTGTGAAGGCAAAGAGGTGACTCATGCTGGAGCGTTGCGAAGTAAGAATGTTGGCACAAGTAACCGCAATGCAGGTTAGACCCCTGCACGCCGTAAGACTAAGGTTTCCTTGGCGATGTCAATCAGCCAAGGGTTAGTCGGTCCTAAGGCAATGGCGAAAGCCGCAGCCGATGGGAACATGGTTAATATTCCATGACTTTTTTGCGTTGCGATGGAGGGACGAAGTTGAGTATACGAGGCGCACAATTGGATGTGACGTCGTCATCGTCAGGAAGCTCTTTTGGCAAATCCGGAGAGCGGGGCGTAAGCCCGATTCCAAGCGATGGGGAAATTCTTTAAGCAATTAAGGGAGATCTCGTAAAGCCAGTTTCCAAGAAAAGCTTCTAAGCATAAACGCAAAGGATCCGTACCGCACAACCGACACAGGTAGTCGGGTCGAGTAGACCAAGGCGAACGAGTGAAAAATCCCCAAGGAACTAGGCAAAAAAGCAGTCGTAACCTCGGGATAAGACTTGCCTTTCGCAAGAAAGGCCGCAGCTAAAGTATCTCTGGGAACTGTTTACCAAAAACACAGCTCCCTGCGAACTCGCAAGAGGATGTATAGGGGGTGACACTTGACCAATGCCAGAAGGTCAACCATTGGCGTTCCAGTCCGCAAGGATTGGGGTGACCGATGTAAGCCCTGGTGAATGTCGGCCGTAACTATAACGGTCCTAAGGTAGCGAAGTTCCTTGTCAGGTAAGTTCTGACGCGCACGAATAGTGCAATCACTGGAGAACTGTCTCGGGGATCCACTCGGTGAAAATACAATACCGGTGAAGATGCCGGTTACCTGCAGTTAGACGAAAAGACCCCATGGAGCTTTACTGCATCTTGATATTGAGAATACGTCTTGCCTGCGTAGCATAGGTGGGAGAGATTGAAGCAATGCTTTCGGGTGTTGCAGACTCGTCAGTGAAATACCACTCTGATGAGATGTATTTTCTAACCTCCGCGGCAAAAACGCGAAGGAACAGTATCTAGTGGGCAGTTTTGGTGGGGCGCTATCCTCCCAAAGAGTAACGGAGGAGCCTACAAAGGTTCTCTAGGCGCGAATGGAAACCGTGCCGATAGTGTAATGGCATAAGAGAGCTTAACTGCGAGGCGTACATGCCGAGCAGACGCGAAAGCGGAGCATAGTGAACCGATGGATCGCGTTAGACGCGGCCAGAGATTAACGGATAAAAGCTACCCTGGGGATAACAGGCTAGTTCCGCCTAAGAGTCCACATCGACGGCGGAGTTCGGCACCTTAACACATTGGGGTGCTATGTCAGTAATGACATATAGCCAATCTTATTATTCGAGTGTAGGAGCTTGGTGAATAAGATACAATCGTGGCTTATAACGGTGAACTCCTTTTAAATATAAAAATATTTTTAAGGACAACACCGTGGGAAGTCTTCTTTGACTTGGCTTGGATTTTTTCAAGATATGTTTAAAGAATGACCCCGTAGAGACTTGTCCCGAGTTAAACGAAGGACAGAGTTTTCGCTTTGGAAGCGAAAGCTAACACGCCACCGCCTTTTACACAGTTTAGGACTTGTCCTGAGCTTGTCGAAGGATGAAGATATAGTCCATACCGCCAGTAATGGCGGAGAAGTATACGATGTCGGCTCACCTTATCCTGGGGCTGGAGAAGGTCCCAAGGGTTTGGCTGTTCGCCAATTAAAAAGGTACGTGAGCTGGGTTCAAACCGTCGCGAGACAGGTTGGTCTCCTATCTACTGCAGGCGTTGATTCTTGAGAAGATTTGTTCCTAGTACGAGAGGACCGGAATGAACTGACCTCTGGTGTATCTGCTGTTCTGCCAAGGGCAACGCAGAGTA from bacterium encodes the following:
- the rplL gene encoding 50S ribosomal protein L7/L12, which codes for METPTKFKTIVDAIEKMSVLDLNELVKFLEKKFGVSAAAVAVAAPGAGGGAATEEKSIFTVHLADSGAQKIAVIKVVKEVLGLGLKEAKDLVDSAPAVLKEGMKKEEAEEVKKKIEAAGGKVELK
- the rplJ gene encoding 50S ribosomal protein L10 — translated: MALSKQKKKEVIDSLSMAIKTAASVVFVNFHGMHVNDETSMRRALRAEGVTYTVAKKRLLKKSLEGQALTGDLPSLEGELGVAYGADMIAPARGVYQFQKSLDNKVSILGGIFEGKFLGKEEMTVIAQIPSQKTLYAQFVNLINSPIQGLVIALDGIASKKQ